The window AACCTAACAAGGTAAGAACAGAGTACAACATCGGAGACATGTGCCCTGGATCTAAGAAAAAACGATCTCTACCGTGCCATTTTGGATTATTAGGGTCAAAAACTAAGAATTCGCTATAGAGTATATTGATAAAGTCAGCTCCCCCCATAGCTCCTCCTGGATGTCCAGAATGAGCTTTTTCTACCATAGCAGCTACCAATATACGAATGTTGTTAGCTGCACGATTTGTAATTTGAGAATTTTTCATTGTTTTATACGATCTATTGTACTATTTGTAGTCCAAATATACGAAAATGAAATTATATAGCTATAAATCAATTAAATTGTTCATTTATTGTTCATCTATAATTTTTTTAGAAAAATTTTCAACGTGTAGAAATCAAGAGAAATGAACATTGATTTTTTTGATTTTTTTATCCTATTATTTTCTGGTTAAATTTAAGTATACCAATTCTTTATGAATTTTAATGTTTAAAGAAGCTAATGGCATAGCAAAGTAATGAATTGGGTAGGCCTAAAAGGTTTAAGAGCAGATTCTTAAAGTAGAGTAAAGATTTAAAATATTAAATCCTCTTGATTTTTTTATTACATATTTTTTCTATTCCCCTGTATTGACAAAAAAATGAGAAAATAAATTAGGAGAGATATAGGGTGATATTTCGATAATATAGGTAAAGAATATTGTAAGTAGCTAAAAGGCTTTTCAGGAAGGGGTGTTTATCTGTCCAACTAAATCTATTGAGAGTATATTTTACCATTGTTTGAAGTGATCTCTTATTGCAAGAGATACTTTAGAAAACTGACTTTTCGAAAGGAATTAATAAATTATTAATATTTAATAAGTAAAGTAGTTTAAGTAACTTCAAAAAGTTTAAAGTTATTATAATTATAATTGAGTGCTAGACATGGGGGAATAAGATTAATTGCTGTTGGATTTTGGTTATAATGGTTCCAGACTGTAGTATTTAGTCTGTATAAAAAGGGGACTATTGTTTCATGCTTCGGATTGAAGTAATGAATTATTATTTAGGGTTGTGTTGCATTCTTGGGAAAAAATCTCCATACGTCTGTCCTTGGATAATTCTTCTGGGGAACCTATGATAAGATTTCCCCCTTTTTTCATGAACCAGATTTTGTCAGAAAATCGTAGTGCTAAGTCTATATCATGTGTAGAAAAAAAGACAATTCTATGTTTTGTTTTGCTAATCCTACGAAGCAATTGTAGGATTTCTATTTTGCTTTGAAAATCAAGAAAAGCTGTTGGTTCATCTAAAAAAATGATGCTTGTTTGTTGTGCTAATGTTTTGGCAATCATGGATTTTTGTCTTTCTCCATCACTTAAAGTTTGTATAGCTCTATTTCTGAGGTTAGAAATATGTACTAGTTGTATAGCTTCTTCTATAATCGTTTTATCTTTTTTGTTTAATTTCCCCCAAAGTCCGCTATATGGACTTCTTCCAAGACTTACTAGTTCATAAACAGACATATTGTATACGTTTATTTTTTCTGTTAATACAATACTAATTGTTTTGGATAATTCTTTACTGGAATAGGAGGATAGTTTTTTGTCTCCAATAATTATTTCGCCATATAAAGGAGAGTGAAAAGCAGAAAGAGTTCTTAGTAAAGTAGATTTACCAACGCCATTTGTTCCAATAAGACAGGTAAGTTGTCCAGGAGGAATAGTTGCATTAAGTGAATGAGCAATTATTTTATTATGCTTTTTTTCTTTATAGCCTATAGATAAGTCGTGAATGTTAATAGAGAAGTCTTCCATAAATCATTCAAAAATTAATTGAAATATTTTTTTTTCGTCAAAAATTTCATTTGCTATTTCTAGTAAATCTGATGATTTTAATGCATCTATTTTTTTATAGATTTCTGGCAAAGTATTGTATTTGTTAAAGTGTAGGAAACTCTTACCTAAATTTAAAGCAAGATTTTCTTTATTTTCACTTGCCACACCCAGCTGTCCTTTTAGTTGTTTAATAGCCGTGTGCAATTGTGAAATACTTAATTCTTCTTCACGCATTTTTTTCAATTCTTTGTAAATGAGACTGAGGCATTTATCTACTAATTGGTGAGTGCAAGCAAAATAAATGTTGAAGATTCCTGTATCACTATAGGAAGCGAGACTAGATTCTACTGTATATACTAATCCTCGCTTTTCTCTTAGGGTAATATTTAATCGATTATTCATGCCTAAACCTCCCAATAAATTGTTTAAAAGATACAATCCAATTTGTTTTTTGTTATGTCGATCATATCCTTTACCTCCAATCATTACATGTGATTGATAGAGTTTTTTCTCTATTTTTTCTTTTTTAGAGGAGAGAGATTGTGGTGTTATTCTACTTTTTTTATGAAAGGGATGTTTCTTTTCTTTAAAGAAATATTTCGTTGCCAAATGAATGATTTTAGAAAAAGGCATTCCCCCATAAAAAAAGAAAACCATGTTTTCCGGGCGATAAAATATATTAGTAAATTCACAACAGACTTGAGAAGTAAATGTATTTAAGCTGTCTATTTCACCTAAAATATTGTGCCCCATCTCACTTTCCCGGAATACGAGATTTTCGAATTCATCAAATATTAATTCCAAAGGGTTATCATTATATGAATTGATTTCATCTATAATGACTTTTTTTTCTTTTTCTATCTCGGAAGATGGGAATAGAGAATGAAAGATTAAATCTGAAAGTAATTCCATAGCTCGTTCAGTATCTTCTAAAAGGCAAATAGAGTACAAAAAAGTTTCTTCTTTGGTAGTGTAGGCATTCAATTCACCTCCCACATTTCCCATACGGTTAATGATATGTCTTGATTTTCTTTTTTGAGTGCCTTTGAAAAGCATGTGTTCTACGAAGTGAGCTAATCCGAATTGGTTAGTTCGTTCATCACGAGCTCCTGCATTTACTACGAAACCACAATAGGAAATCGGAGATATGGATGGTAAATAAATGATTCTCAGTTGATTGGATAAAACGAAAGAAGAACATGTTTGTACATTAATATAGTTCATTAGTTAGTAGTTAGTTGAAAAAGTGAGGATTGAGAATATTGTGTTTTACAAAACAAAAACTGAAAAAGGTTTTAATTTTTTAAAATTAAAACCTTTTCAATAAAATTTCTTTATACTTTAGTATATCATATGTTTGAAAGACTTGTTTGTTCTATATAAACCACACCTTTTAACCTTCTTTTTATATTTAAAGAATGTAGTATATACTTCATATCAGTCTCCCGATTGAAGAAACTTTTGTGCATAAATCGCATGAATTTTTTGATTTCTTCTCAAGACGGAAGGCTTGACAAATGCCTGTCTTCTTTTGAGTTCTTTTGAGACACCAGTTCTTTCAAATTTTCTTTTGAATTTTTTTAACGCTTTCTCAAGGTTTTCGCCTTCCTTTAATGAGACAATAATCATGGCTTCTGAACTACTAATTTGAATTAATTGATTAATTGAAGGTTAAAACTTCTTCATTATCTCAAAGATAATGAAAAGTTTTTGATTATAGGAACTAAATTTATAATTCTATTTTTGGTTTTGTAACTATATAATTTTGTACGAATAATATTGTTTTCAAAACGGCGTGAATTGGATAAACTTTATCTTTGAATGGCGAAGGATATGTGTAGGAAATTCTATTGTCACAGAAGACAAGTTGGAACTCTTATCGTAAGAGGTAAGATGATCATTTCTAATGGCTATAATGGAATATCCTCCTGTTTTGAAAACAATTGTGAAGACGAAGGGGGGGGGAACTAAACTATATGTTTTATATATGTTTTACACGACACGCAAATGCAAATGCAAATGCAAATGCAAATGCTATTGATTACTCGTTCTAGTAATAGTAATAGCAGTAAAAATGCAACTTTGTATGTTACAATATTTCCTTGTATAGAATGTGTTAAACTGATTATATAAGGAAAAATCAAGCGGGGGTTTGGTTGTTCATTCTGATAAGTACAGTTTGATAGATAGTATAGATTTACTCAAAGAAGTAAATATTGGAGTTGTTTTGTATAGATAAGGTAAAGTTTTAATTCATAATGTCATATCATAATGGAATTGAAAAAAAGAGTTTGCTTAGTACTAAGCTTGGTTACAGGTTCGTTAATTATAGGTATTATTATCGGCAATTTTATTTCCGGAAGGTCTCTGGGTAGAAAATTATTTTTAACCCCCTATAATAAGTTTAATGTTGTTTTGGATATTCTTAGTAAAGAATATGTTGATCCTATTCGCATGAAGGATGTTACTGAAAGTGCTATTTTACATATTATAAATGAACTTGACCCTTATTCTATTTATATTCCTAGTGAAGAGCTGAAACAATTTGATGAAGATATGGAAGGATACTTTGGTGGAATTGGAATAAACCATCTTCTTTTTAAAGATACTGTTGTGATTGTAAATGTAATAAAGGGGAGTTCAGCTTCGCAAGCTGGGCTACTGCCGGGAGATAGGATTGTTTATATCAATGATTCTATTTTTGCCAGCAATGGTATTACAGAAGAAAAAGTTGTGAAAGCCTTACGAGGGGGAATAGGTACTTGCCTAAAGTTAGGTATTTGTCGAAATTCTTCTGATCAGATTATTGAGTTTCGCGTCAAGAGGAAAAACATTTTGTCAACCACTGTTAAATCTTTTTACGAAATTGAAAAGGGAATTGGATTTATTAAAATCTGTGACAGATTTACTCATTCTACCTATAATGAATTTATGCATGCTATAATGAATTTATTATCATTAGGTTGTAAATCGTTCATTGTAGATTTGAGGATGAATAGAGGTGGAGCGTACGATTCTGCGATTAAGATTGTTAATGAATTTTTACCTGGAAACAAAGTGATTGTTTATGCTAAAGGTAAATCATTCCCCCGTATGGTGTCTGTTTCTAATGGTAATGGCATTTTACAAAATAGTCAAGTTGTGATTTTGATAGATAAAATATCAGCTTCAGCAAGCGAAATTGTTGCTGGTTCTATTCAAGATAATGATAGAGGACTTATTATTGGTCAGTGTTCTTTTGGTAAAGGGTTAATTCAAAATCAGATTGGATTATCTGATGGATCCGCTATTAGGCTTACCGTTGCTCGGTATTATATTCCTTCAGGTAGGAATTTGCACCGTGAGTATGAATTAAAGAAATTGGGGGATCAAATTCATAGTGATAAGAGTTATTACGGAAATAATGCTAAAGTAGATTCAACTTTTGTTTATCATACTTTGCATGGAAGAAGTGTGTATGGGGGAAGAGGTATTATACCTGATATTTTTTTTCTTTCTTCTAATGCTTCACGTCTTTCTTCTTATTATCTGGATTTGGAAAAGAAAAACATTTTCAATCAGTTTGCTTTTGAATATTCAGATGAAAACCGTAGTATGTTGAATCAATTTAAAGATTATTCATCTATGTTAGAGTATTTGAAGAAACAGCCTATACTTGAAAAAATTGTTAATTTTGCCTCCAATAATGGAGTAAAGAAAAGAATTTTATTAATCAACTATTCTGCTACTCAAATTCTTAATACTGCTTATGCTTGGATAGTGAGCAATTTTTTGGGGGATGATGCTTTTTATCCGGTTTATTTGAATAACGATCCTGTCATTATTCAGGCAATTGAAGCTCTTAGAAAAGGATATGCCTATCCTGAAGCAGTTGAAACAATGAAGTATAAGGAATTAATTCGATATTAATACAAATGGTTTGTTATGTACAATAGGGCATGTTTTTCTTCCCATTAAATCTTAATTATTTCACTCTAGATCTCTTTAATTTGCTTTTGAGGGGATAAATTGTATTGTCCTGTCCTGTCCTGCTTTTCCCCTATGATTTGGGATGAATTTGTACTCACAAATATTTGAAGATTACTTATCATATTTTCTCTCTATTTATTATTGTTAGTTACTTGATTAAGAGTAGTGTGTATATAGGACTTAAAGTTGAGTTATGAGTGAAATAGAAGATAAAAGAGTACAGAAAGCTTACGAAACCTTATTGAACAGTTATGCTCATTCGGTACACCGTAAGAAATTTGATATTATAGATAGAGCTTTTAGGTTTGCTAATGAAGCTCATAAGGGAGTTCAGCGATATTCAGGAGAACCTTATATTTTGCATCCATTAGCTGTTGCTTTGATTGTAAGCAAAGAGATTGGTTTAGGTTCCACTTCTATTTCTGCTGCTTTATTACACGATGTTGTGGAAGATACGGATTATACAATAGAAGATGTAAAAAAACTTTTTGGAGAGAAAATCGCTCAGTTGGTAGAAGGACTAACTAAGATTTCTGGAGGAAATTTTTCTAAAAAGGTTTCTATACAAGCAGAAAATATGCGAAGGTTATTATTGACTATGTCGAGTGATATCCGAGTAATTCTCGTAAAAATTGCTGATAGACTTCATAATATGAGAACTTTAAGTTCACTTCCCCCTGTTAAGCAGTATAAAATTGCAGGAGAAACTTTGTATTTATATGCCCCTATGGCACATCGTTTGGGTTTGTTTTCAATTAAAACTGAATTAGAAGATTTAAGTTTTCGGCACGAATATCCGGAAGAATACAAGCAAATAGAACAACAATTGGAGGCTAGTGCTCAAAATCGGGAAAAGATATATGAACAATTTACAGCTCCCTTGAAAAAAGTGCTTACCCAATTGGGATATTATTATAAGATACAAGGAAGGACAAAATCTGTCTATTCTATTTGGAATAAAATGCAGGCTAAAAAAGTAAATTTCAGTGATATATACGATATCTTCGCTGTTAGAATTATTTTTGAGCCTAGGAATGATCAAGCAGTAAAGAAACAGTGTTGGGATATTTATTCTATAATAACGGATTTTTATCAGTTACGCCCTGATAGGCTTCGTGATTGGGTTAGTCATCCAAAAGCCAATGGTTATCAATCGCTTCATTTAACTGTAATGGGTCCAGATGGACAATGGATAGAGGTACAAATTCGTAGTTTTCAAATGGATGAGATAGCAGAAAGAGGATTTGCAGCTCATTGGAAATACAAAGAACAAGTTGGTAATGCTGCTTCTCATCAAAATGAATTAGACCTTTGGTTGGGGAAAATACAGGCAATTTTACAGTCTCCAACTCCGAATGCCATGGATTTTTTGGATACAATTAAATTAAATCTTTATAATGATGAAATATTTGTTTTTACACCGAAAGGTGAAATTAAAACTTTACCACAAGGTTCAACTGCTTTAGATTTTGCTTATGAAATACATTCAGATATAGGTCATTATTGTATTGGAGCTAAAGTCAATCATAAATTAGTCCCTATTAGTTATGAATTGGTTAGTGGAGATCAAGTAGAAATATTGACATCTGATTTTCAACAACCTAAAGAAGAATGGTTCAATTTTGTTACAACAGCTACTGCTAAAACAAAAATAGAATCTGCTATAAAAAAACGAAAAAAAAGTCAGATACAGGTGGGAGAAGAGTTATTGAATAAGTATTTTACTTCTTTTAGTATTGAAGTTACTATTCGAGTTTTAGATAAACTTTGTGCTTTTTATGGATATTCAAAAAAAGAGCTTCTATTCTATGCTTTGGCAGAAAAGCAGATAAAATTGCCAGAAAATCCATATTCAATATTAAAAGATAAAACTAATAGTTTCTTTTTCCATTATGTAAAACAAGCTCTTAGTACGGTATTGCCTTTACAAGAAATAAGCAATTCATCTGAAAATTCTTTGAAGAAGATAGACCCGAAGGTAACTTATGTATTAAATGAAGAAGAGTTTCAACAAAATTTTATCACGAAATCTTGTTGCAATCCTATACCTGGAGATGAGGTTTTTGGTTTTATTTGCGATGACGGACGATTAGAGGTGCATAAAAGATTATGTAAAAAGACACTGGTATTCAAAACACGCTTTGGCAATCGTCTTATTTCTTGTAATTGGGCAGGACATAAAATTTCTTCTTTCCTTGCCACAGTTGAGTTAAAGGGTATTGATAGAATAGGAATATTGAGCGACATTATACAAATTATTACTCATAATCTAGTTATGAGTATACATAAAATATCCCTTGCTGCTAAAGATGGTATTTTTGGAGGAACAATTGAAGTCTTCACCCATAATGTAGATGATATTAATACTCTTTCTACCAAATTGCAAAAAATAAAAGGAATAGAAAATGTTGTTCGTGTTGACAATTAAGTAAAAACAATACGGTTAATAATATTCCTTCCTGCCACTTTGTTAAGTTCTACAACTTTTTTTTCTCGTTGCATCATCAGCTCGTTTTTTAGTACTGATGAATTTATTTTGACATAAAAAACACGATTTTTGATAAATAAATTACACGTGTAGCGACTGATATTGGGGGTTGTATTACTGTTCCAATAGTCTATTATACGAGCTTCAGCTAGTTTATCTGCCATTTGAAGATTAGCTTCAAGGAACTTTTTTAATATTTTTCCTATTGGTTGAGGATCTGTTCGTTGCATATATGCCAAATATAAAAAAGTTTTTTTGTTTAAATGGGCTATGAGTATTATTTTAATCAATTGAGTATTTTTTATGTCATTTGCGATATGAAAGGAATTATTCTATTCGTACGTTAAAGACATATTGTGATGATTTGGTTCAATTCGAGCGATTTGTTTTTTGTAGTGAGGGATTTGATATGAGAACGATTACTTCTTCTGTTATTCGTGAGTGGATTGTTTTTTTGATGGATAGGAATTATTCTCCTCGTTCTGTCAATAGGAAATTAAGTACATTAAGGTCATTTTTCGATATTTATATCGGAATGGACAGATAGAAAGTAATCCTGTCAAGGGGATTGTTGGAGTAAGGCCTGGTAGGCCACTTCCTTATTTTGTCAGAGATAGAGAAATGAATACGCTGTTGTTGGATTTATCTAAAGGAGAAGGCTTCGAAGATGAACGGGGTAGGACTATTCTTGAGGTTTTTTACTCGACGGGTATTCGCTGTTCAGAGCTAGTAGGATTGAATGATGAAAGATATTGATTTTGAATCATGTTTGATAAGAGTGACTGGTAAGGGAAATAAACAGCGATTGATACCATTTTCAAAAACATTAGAGAAGTGTCTTTTTGTTAAAAACAAAGTAATTTTTTTAACAAAGTTTAAACAGGGTTATTGTTTAGGATCGTATTGTAACAATATTTGGAACTTATTGCATAAGGATTTTGTAAAATATTCATTTTTAGTTATGAATTCTTTTTATAGGAGATTATAGAAGACAGCTAGTACTTTTGAGGAATCCATTAACTGTTTTGTAAGATTGGAAGTGACGAAATATTAGTGTAGATTAGGAATTTTAATTTCTCTTTCAATTGAGAATAAGAGTTCTAGTTTTTACATGAAGGAGTTTCTCTGTCGTATGGCTTCAAATGTAATGATTGCAACAGAAACTGAAACATTCAATGAATCTATAATACCTTGCATCGGAATTTTGATTCGTTGGTGAGCGTTATCCAGCCAAAAATTGGTCAGGCCATTCACTTCTGCTCCTATTACGATAGCTGAAGCAGAAGTAAAGTCTGTATTGTAGTATTGTTTAAAAGCAGTAAGCTCGGCAGCAAATATTTGAACAGATTTGCTTTTTAGGTAAGCAAGTGTTTCTTCATTTGAAGCTACAGCAATTGGATTGCTGAATAAGCATCCTATACTTGAGCGAACAACATTTGGGTTATAAATGTCAGTAGAGGGGTTGCAAATTATTGTCGCGTCAATTTTGGCAGCTTCGGCTGTTCGAAGTATAGCTCCAAGGTTACCAGGTTTTTCTATTGATTCTAATACAATAATAAGAGGATTGTTTGATAGATTTAAATCTGCTAATAGGTGTAATTTGGGTTTAGCCAGTGCTAATATTCCTTGGTGATTCTCTCGGCAAGCAATTTTTTGGAAAACAGCTTTACTGACTTCGTAAATTATATTTGAAGGAATGATATTGATGATTTCAGAACTATTAGACTTTTCAAGTAACTCGAAGCAAATATATACTGAATCCAATATATAGTTACCAACTAAAGATAAATTGAATTCACGGATACCTTCAATAATGAAAAGTTTTTGCGATTTCCGTTCATATGCTTTTATTCTCAGTTTTTGAATATTTTTAATGCGGGGATTATGAGTACTTGTGATAATTCTTGATATTTTATTGTTGTAAGATTTCATTTAAACTATTATTTATGATGGGAAGAGGTCAATTAAAATAAAATAATTTTTTAATATTTATATTTTTTATCTAGGATCATTCACAATCTAGGATCGTTCACATAAAAATCTATATATCCCTGTCACACATAGGTATGATCTTGTTATTATAAACAGGACATGTGCTTGTGTTTTGTAAAATTTGAAAAGGTAAAATTTTGTTATTGTTTTTATATTTATTCTTGCTTATTCTGATTAGAATCACATAATTGCTCAACTGGATAATTTCTTCCTTCTTTTCTTTCCATAGTAGAATGTCTTTAAAGGATTACAAAATTTTATTCTTAACTATTTTTTACTCCTAAATAATTTGGTTTTATTCCACTTTATGCGTTTAAGCACCATA of the Candidatus Azobacteroides pseudotrichonymphae genomovar. CFP2 genome contains:
- a CDS encoding S41 family peptidase → MELKKRVCLVLSLVTGSLIIGIIIGNFISGRSLGRKLFLTPYNKFNVVLDILSKEYVDPIRMKDVTESAILHIINELDPYSIYIPSEELKQFDEDMEGYFGGIGINHLLFKDTVVIVNVIKGSSASQAGLLPGDRIVYINDSIFASNGITEEKVVKALRGGIGTCLKLGICRNSSDQIIEFRVKRKNILSTTVKSFYEIEKGIGFIKICDRFTHSTYNEFMHAIMNLLSLGCKSFIVDLRMNRGGAYDSAIKIVNEFLPGNKVIVYAKGKSFPRMVSVSNGNGILQNSQVVILIDKISASASEIVAGSIQDNDRGLIIGQCSFGKGLIQNQIGLSDGSAIRLTVARYYIPSGRNLHREYELKKLGDQIHSDKSYYGNNAKVDSTFVYHTLHGRSVYGGRGIIPDIFFLSSNASRLSSYYLDLEKKNIFNQFAFEYSDENRSMLNQFKDYSSMLEYLKKQPILEKIVNFASNNGVKKRILLINYSATQILNTAYAWIVSNFLGDDAFYPVYLNNDPVIIQAIEALRKGYAYPEAVETMKYKELIRY
- the rpsU gene encoding 30S ribosomal protein S21, with protein sequence MIIVSLKEGENLEKALKKFKRKFERTGVSKELKRRQAFVKPSVLRRNQKIHAIYAQKFLQSGD
- a CDS encoding RelA/SpoT family protein, with protein sequence MSEIEDKRVQKAYETLLNSYAHSVHRKKFDIIDRAFRFANEAHKGVQRYSGEPYILHPLAVALIVSKEIGLGSTSISAALLHDVVEDTDYTIEDVKKLFGEKIAQLVEGLTKISGGNFSKKVSIQAENMRRLLLTMSSDIRVILVKIADRLHNMRTLSSLPPVKQYKIAGETLYLYAPMAHRLGLFSIKTELEDLSFRHEYPEEYKQIEQQLEASAQNREKIYEQFTAPLKKVLTQLGYYYKIQGRTKSVYSIWNKMQAKKVNFSDIYDIFAVRIIFEPRNDQAVKKQCWDIYSIITDFYQLRPDRLRDWVSHPKANGYQSLHLTVMGPDGQWIEVQIRSFQMDEIAERGFAAHWKYKEQVGNAASHQNELDLWLGKIQAILQSPTPNAMDFLDTIKLNLYNDEIFVFTPKGEIKTLPQGSTALDFAYEIHSDIGHYCIGAKVNHKLVPISYELVSGDQVEILTSDFQQPKEEWFNFVTTATAKTKIESAIKKRKKSQIQVGEELLNKYFTSFSIEVTIRVLDKLCAFYGYSKKELLFYALAEKQIKLPENPYSILKDKTNSFFFHYVKQALSTVLPLQEISNSSENSLKKIDPKVTYVLNEEEFQQNFITKSCCNPIPGDEVFGFICDDGRLEVHKRLCKKTLVFKTRFGNRLISCNWAGHKISSFLATVELKGIDRIGILSDIIQIITHNLVMSIHKISLAAKDGIFGGTIEVFTHNVDDINTLSTKLQKIKGIENVVRVDN
- a CDS encoding ABC transporter ATP-binding protein, which codes for MEDFSINIHDLSIGYKEKKHNKIIAHSLNATIPPGQLTCLIGTNGVGKSTLLRTLSAFHSPLYGEIIIGDKKLSSYSSKELSKTISIVLTEKINVYNMSVYELVSLGRSPYSGLWGKLNKKDKTIIEEAIQLVHISNLRNRAIQTLSDGERQKSMIAKTLAQQTSIIFLDEPTAFLDFQSKIEILQLLRRISKTKHRIVFFSTHDIDLALRFSDKIWFMKKGGNLIIGSPEELSKDRRMEIFSQECNTTLNNNSLLQSEA
- a CDS encoding site-specific integrase yields the protein MRYERNYSIRTLKTYCDDLVQFERFVFCSEGFDMRTITSSVIREWIVFLMDRNYSPRSVNRKLSTLRSFFDIYIGMDR
- a CDS encoding TrmH family RNA methyltransferase, with protein sequence MKSYNNKISRIITSTHNPRIKNIQKLRIKAYERKSQKLFIIEGIREFNLSLVGNYILDSVYICFELLEKSNSSEIINIIPSNIIYEVSKAVFQKIACRENHQGILALAKPKLHLLADLNLSNNPLIIVLESIEKPGNLGAILRTAEAAKIDATIICNPSTDIYNPNVVRSSIGCLFSNPIAVASNEETLAYLKSKSVQIFAAELTAFKQYYNTDFTSASAIVIGAEVNGLTNFWLDNAHQRIKIPMQGIIDSLNVSVSVAIITFEAIRQRNSFM
- a CDS encoding DciA family protein; this encodes MQRTDPQPIGKILKKFLEANLQMADKLAEARIIDYWNSNTTPNISRYTCNLFIKNRVFYVKINSSVLKNELMMQREKKVVELNKVAGRNIINRIVFT
- a CDS encoding M16 family metallopeptidase, translated to MNYINVQTCSSFVLSNQLRIIYLPSISPISYCGFVVNAGARDERTNQFGLAHFVEHMLFKGTQKRKSRHIINRMGNVGGELNAYTTKEETFLYSICLLEDTERAMELLSDLIFHSLFPSSEIEKEKKVIIDEINSYNDNPLELIFDEFENLVFRESEMGHNILGEIDSLNTFTSQVCCEFTNIFYRPENMVFFFYGGMPFSKIIHLATKYFFKEKKHPFHKKSRITPQSLSSKKEKIEKKLYQSHVMIGGKGYDRHNKKQIGLYLLNNLLGGLGMNNRLNITLREKRGLVYTVESSLASYSDTGIFNIYFACTHQLVDKCLSLIYKELKKMREEELSISQLHTAIKQLKGQLGVASENKENLALNLGKSFLHFNKYNTLPEIYKKIDALKSSDLLEIANEIFDEKKIFQLIFE